In a single window of the Botrytis cinerea B05.10 chromosome 12, complete sequence genome:
- the Bcpp2Ac gene encoding Bcpp2Ac, with protein MNTMDTDMADVGRTVEPTGLSPVAEPASIPTLDGWIENLMACKQLAEVDVQRLCDKAREVLQDESNVQPVKCPVTVCGDIHGQFHDLMELFRIGGPNPDTNYLFMGDYVDRGYYSVETVTLLVALKIRYPQRITILRGNHESRQITQVYGFYDECLRKYGNANVWKYFTDLFDYLPLTALIDNQIFCLHGGLSPSIDTLDNIRALDRIQEVPHEGPMCDLLWSDPDDRCGWGISPRGAGYTFGQDISEAFNHNNGLTLVARAHQLVMEGYNWSQDRNVVTIFSAPNYCYRCGNQAAIMEIDEHLKYTFLQFDPCPRAGEPMVSRRTPDYFL; from the exons ATGAACACAATGGATACAGATATGGCAGATGTAGGCAGGACGGTTGAGCCCACGGGATTATCTCCAGTAGCAGAACCTGCCTCAATACCAACTCTTGATGGGTGGATTGAGAACTTGATGGCGTGCAAGCAGCTGGCCGAGGTCGACGTTCAGAGGCTTTGCGATAAG GCACGAGAAGTATTGCAAGACGAGTCGAATGTACAGCCGGTG AAATGCCCTGTTACTGTCTGCGGAGATATTCATGGGCAATTCCATGATCTGATGGAGCTCTTCAGAATTGGTGGACCAAACCCAGATACCAATTATCTATTTATGG GTGATTATGTTGATCGAGGTTATTACTCAGTCGAAACTGTCACTCTTCTAGTCGCTCTAAAAATAAGATACCCCCAAAGAATCACCATCCTCCGTGGTAACCACGAATCCCGTCAGATCACTCAAGTTTATGGATTTTACGACGAGTGCCTCCGAAAATATGGAAACGCAAATGTTTGGAAGTACTTCACCGATCTCTTCGACTACCTTCCCCTCACCGCCCTCATCGATAACCAAATCTTTTGTCTCCACGGAGGTCTTTCCCCCAGCATTGACACGTTGGACAACATCAGAGCTCTCGATCGTATACAAGAAGTGCCACATGAAGGTCCTATGTGCGACTTGCTATGGTCGGATCCAGATGACAGATGCGGATGGGGAATATCCCCTAGAGGAGCAGGTTACACTTTCGGACAAGATATTTCGGAGGCGTTCAACCATAATAACGGATTGACCTTGGTCGCAAGGGCTCATCAATTAGTCATGGAGGGATATAATTGGTCTCAGGATAGAAACGTAGTTACGATCTTCTCAG CCCCCAATTACTGCTACAGATGTGGTAACCAAGCAGCAATCATGGAGATTGACGAGCACCTTAAATATACTTT CCTACAATTTGATCCATGCCCAAGAGCTGGAGAGCCAATGGTATCACGTC GTACCCCCGATTACTTCCTCTAG
- the Bctom20 gene encoding Bctom20: protein MVQTSTIVAASVGTVATGLVAYAIYFDHKRRTDPNFRKQLKKESKRQAKAAKEEAEAHNERQKEVIKAVVVEAKEDGFPVDVEEKEAYFMSEVARGEGLSSEGGDPIEAALCFYKALKVYPQPNDLISIYDKTVPKPVLDILAEMIAADAALDVGPFGGSGSDSGIPGVGLD, encoded by the exons ATGGTTCAGACTTCCACAATCGTCGCTGCCAGTGTTGGCACAGTTGCTACAGGATTGGTCG CCTACGCAATTTATTTCGACCACAAGAGACGCACCGATCCAAACTTTCgcaagcaattgaagaaagaatcgAAGCGACAAGCAAAGGCCGCGAAGGAGGAAGCGGAAGCTCACAATGAGAGACAGAAAGAAGTGATCAAGGCGGTGGTTGTAGAAGCCAAGGAAGATGGATTCCCCGTAGACgtagaggagaaagaggcATATTTCATGTCAGAAGTTGCTAGAGGAGAAGGGTTAAGCTCAGAGG GTGGCGACCCCATAGAAGCAGCACTTTGTTTTTACAAGGCACTCAAAGTTTACCCTCAACCAAATGAtttaatatctatctacGACAAGACAGTGCCTAAG CCCGTCCTCGATATTCTTGCAGAAATGATTGCAGCGGATGCAGCTTTAGATGTTGGACCTTTTGGCGGCAGTGGTTCGGATAGTGGAATTCCTGGCGTTGGCCTTGATTGA